The Natrinema caseinilyticum genomic sequence TACGCCTGTCCGAATCCGATAACGGTCTCCAGGGTCACGCTGATGACCGCGAACGCGAGCGTGACGAATAACGCCTGCTGGAAGAACGGGGTGCCCAGTTCGACGAAGGGAAACGACGACGAGAGCGAGACGTCGAGAAACTGCCTGGCCAGTCGCGCGTTCCCGGTCACGATATCGATGTAATTCTCGAGGCCGACGAACACGCCCAGCGGGTCCATTCCGCGTGTCTGATTGGCGCGAAGCGACATGAGGAACGTCCGGATCATCGGGTAGAACGCTATCAGCGTCAGCAACGCGAACGCGGGCAACAACAGCAGATACGCGTACGCCGCTTCGCTCAGGTTTTCCATCCAGTTGACGACGGCGTTCCCGGTCCGCTCGTGCTCCCGGCCGCGACCTGTTTCGCCGCCGATCACCGTCCCGCCGTCGGTCGTCGCCTCGTCAGATTCAGTTGCCATTCGTTTGCACCTCCGATTCGCTCTGTTCGAGTTCCTGCTCGAGGTCGTTCATCGCGGCTTCGGGAGCCTGTGCGCCCCGATAGGCCGCGTTGACCGCCTGGAAGATCAGTGCGGACTGTTCGGGCCAGAGATCCGTCGCCGGACGCGGGATCGCGTTCTCGCTCGCCGATTGGACGACGTCGGCGTACCGAGCGACGGGACCGACGTCGCTCGGATCGGCCTCCGCGACCAGATCGAGGTTCGGCGGGAGGAAGCCACCGAGTTCGAACACCGTGAGCATCACGTCCTCGTTAGCGAACGCCTCGAGGACCTGCAGCGCTTCCTCCTGGCGATTCGAAAACGGACTGACGGCGAGGTTCCAGCCGCCGAGTGCCGCAGCGGTGCCACCGGCGTCCGCGTACTCGGCTTCTTGCCGAGTGACTGCGTACGGCCTCGTCATCACGCCGAGGTTCTCACCGAACGCCGCTTCCGTTCCGGTCGCTGCGATCGCGTACGACCAGTTTCGGTTCGAGACCGCGTTCCCGCCGGCAAAGGGGTTGAGCGACTGCTGTTCCGTCCACTGGACGATGGCCGACGGGCAGATCTGCGCGTAGCCCTCGAGGGTGTTTTGCTCTTCTCCCTCGATGAACGAGCGCATCATCCGAATCGCGTCGATAATTCGGTCACCGTCGACGGTGATCGGTCGATCACCGGCGGTAAAGAGGTTGTTCGCGCCGCCGAAGTACGCGCCACCCCACGACGTCATCACCTCGTTGAACGTACAGCACGACAGCCCCTCGTAGGCGGCCGCTTGCGTGGTGAACCCGTAATCGAGGCCGGCCTGGTCTCTCGCGTCGCTGACCGCTTCCGCGAACTCCTTCCACCGAGGCGGGTCCGTTCCCCAGCCGCTCGTGTCGTAGCCAGCGTCCTCGATCAGGTCCTTTCGATAGAGGGTGAATCCGAGGTCCGGAAACAGCGGCAGCGCGTGGAGATTCCCGGTCTGTGGATGTCGAGCCGTCTCGAGGATTGCCTCGAGATAATTGCCGTTGACGTACTCGAGGACGTCGTCCGGAAAGCGATCGGTCAGATTGACGGTCTGTTCGCGCAGAATGAACGGGACCGTCCACCCGCTATCCATCATGTGGATGTCTGGTGGGGCGCGACCGGCCTGCAGCGCCGACTGAGCCGTCTGCATCCGCTGTGCGGAATTGCTGACGACGGTCTGGACCTCGACGCGAATGTCCTCGTCGAGGCCGGCATCCCACAGCGCCTGCTGAATCGAGGGGCTGTCGCCGTCACTGTGCATGATCCCGGCGATGTCTGAGGCGGCGGTCATCACCACCGTTCCCGGTTTGCGGCCCCGGCTCAAGCAACCGGCGACCGCAACGGCCCCGCCCGCGGCGGAGACTGATGCGGTCTTCAGGAACGACCGGCGCCCGAGGCGCGGACGATCGTTTCGACCGGCTGTATCGCGACCCATGACCAATGATCGGTCCACGTTATGGAACTTAATTGTTGGTAATAAATAGCATAATAAAGGCTGAAAGTCGTGATTTCGAACGAGTTACGACGTGCCTGTCGATCGGCCCCCGAAACGACTCACCCCCCGCTCGAACGCGAGTACATCGTCGCCGACGAGCAATCGGCTATTGACAGACGAGGGGTGGCAGCTGCCGGCAAACGACCGATGAGACGGGGGAAAGAACTAGACCGGCGCATCGCGCCGTTCGGAACCGCACTGGCCGACCGGTATCGACCGCAATGACGTTCGGAACCGCACTGGCCGACCGGTATCGACCGCAATGACGTCCGGAGATCAGTCGTCCTCGAGCGTAGGCGGCCTGTTCCGTCCGATGTGGATCTCGTGAGCCTCGACGTCCTCGAGGGCCGCGACCCGACCGCCAACGGAAACTTCGTCGTCGTCCGTTTCGATCGTGAGGCTTGCGACCTCTTCGCTGATTTCGAAGGAGATGTCCCGGATTCGTCCCCGGACGACGCGCTGGCCTCCGATTTCGACGTCTCTCCCCTCGATCGTCGCATAGAACTCGCCGCCTTCGTCGATGAGATCCTTTACGCACCGGCGGATGGAGGCGTATTTCCGGGGATAGGAGCGAGCGGTATCGTCTTCGCCGAGCGTTCGTTCGGCGGTCGTCCAGAGAACGGTACCGAAAAAGCCGGAGATGAGAAAGCCCAACGCTGACCGGTTGAAGATGACGCCGTACCGGTCCTGATCGTCACGCAACGCATCCTGGGTCGCGTACACCGAGTAGTTGCCGTCGGCGACGGCGAGAACGGGCGTCGTGATCCCACGTCGGGCACGTGCGGTGGATGCAACCTCGCCGTAGTCGAACTCCGACGGGTCCGGCGCTTCGGTGCCGGGCGTCACGATCAGGTCGATGCTCACGCCGGATTCGACGGCCGCGCGCAACTCCGCCTCGAATCGAGTCAGTAGGTCGGGCGTAAGCGACAGCGCGAGCTCGAACTCCGCACCGTCGATGACCTCCTCGAGGTAGCGAAGGATCGTCGATCGAGACTTGACCAGGGAGACGGCTTCCGTATCGCGTGCAGGGGCGGTGTAGCGTGCCTCGAGTTCCTGGATCATCTGTTCGAAGGAGGTCTGGACGTCGTCGAAGGACTCGGCGGGATCGATCGCCACGACCTTCATCGGGCGAGATTCCCGGAGTTCGACCAGACCCCGATCGCTCAGGCTCCGAACGGTGTCGTACACGCGGGGCTGGGGAATTTCCGTCCGGTCAGCGATCTCACTGGCCGTGAGTTGGCCCTGTTCTAATACGGTGAGATAGGCGTCGATCTCGTATTCGCCGAGATTGAACCGATCCCCGACGCGCTCGACGGTCGAGCGAAGTTCGTCTGGTGCCATGCCCGACGCTACGGTCCCACAGGCTAAATGATTTATTATATACCGAGTAGCATCTATTTACGAAATCAGGTTGTACCCGGGACGGGCGTTCGAAACTGAGGGTCAGAACTCTTAACCACTCCGGGCCAGAGAGTGATGCCATGCCCAGGGCCCTCCAGGCCAACGAGAGTTCGATGGTCGACACTATCCAGGCCCGGGTCCCTGACTCGATACCGCCGGAAGTAGTCGAAATCGTCCTCGCGCTTCTGGTTCTCACCACCGGTTGGTATCTCTCGAAACTGGTCGTTCGAATCGCCGGTCGCACGGTTGCGCGACGGATCGAGCGGCCGAGCGTCACGCGGTCCGTCCTGCGTGGTCTCCGGCTTGCCGTCCTCCTGTGGGCAGGTATCGTCGCGGCTGGCATCGTCGGGGTCGGAAACACGCAGATCCTCCTGTCGGTAACTGTTATCTCGGCCGTGATAGCGATCGTCCTCGCGCCAATAGTCGGCAGCCTGATCAACGGTCTCTACGTGCTGGCCGATCGGCCCTACGAGATCGGTGACATGATCGAAGTCACCGACGCCGGACACCGCGGTTTCGTCGAGGACATCACGATCCGGTATACCAAGATCTTCACCCTTCAGAATTCCTTTATCGTCATCCCCAACTCCGAGATACACGCACGCGACGTCATCAATTACTCCGCCGAAGACGAACGGACCCGGATATCGATCAGTTTCGATATAACTTACGAAAGCGACCTCGAGGCCGCGCGGCGCGCCGCAGAGCGGGCCGCCCGTGGCGTCGACGAGGTCATCTCCGGCGGCCCGGACATCCGAATCGGCAGCGCCCGGTACGCCGCCGCACCGACCTGCGTTATCCGGGAGTACGGTGATCACGGCATCGGCCTCGACGTGTACTTCTGGATGAGACATCCGTACAAAGAGGTCGTCGTCCGATCCGCGGTCCAGGAAGCGATCGTCGAGCGGTTCGCCGATCTCGACGTCGAATTCGCGTACCCGCACCGCCATCACGTCTTCGACGAGACCAGCGGGGTCGCGCAACTCGCCGTCGACGATTCCGGCTTCGACCGGTCGGTCGCGGACGCGCCAGCCGAGTCCGCCGAGACGGGCGAGGACCCGGGCGACCGATAACCGCGTCACTGGTGGCGGTCTCTCGTGGCGAGGTGGGAGACGTCGCCGTTGCGTTCCCGTGAGCCGACACTGTGGGGGTGATTTATACCGACCCCGGACCAAGTCGAAGCCAGCCGAGAGATGTACGACGACATTCTCATTCCCACCGACGGAAGCGACACGATTTCCGAGACGCTCGCTCACGGGTTGCCGATCGCCGCGAACAACGACGCGACGGTCCACGCGCTCTACGTAGTCGATAGTCGCATCACCGCCGCCGTCGACGAAGAGACCAGCACCGACCTCGAGCGCACGCTCGAGGAGGAAGGGCGACAGGCCGTTTCCGACGTCGAGGAGCGAGCGGTTGCCGACGGTCTCGAGACCGTCGGCGAGGTCCGTACGGGAACGCCAGCGAAGACGATCCTCGAGTACGCAGACGAGCAGGGGATCGATCTGATCGTAATCGGAACGCGGGGCAAAAGTCCTCGCGAGAAGGTAACCTCGCTGGGAAGCGTCTCGGAGCGGGTCGTCGACAACGCGTCGGTTCCGGTGTTCGTCGTCCGGAACGCGGGCGAAACCGAGTAGCGACCGTTCTGCTCCGTCACGAACCGGTCGTCGTCTTGGGACCCGGTCACGGCGGAGAGGATGTCAAACGTGTGCGCTTTCGACCGTGATGACCTCACAGTCGAGGTGGTTTCGCAAATAGCGGTCGATATCGGGGTTGTCCGTCAGGCGCTGGAAGATCCGTCGCAGGCGACTCGCCTGCTTGCTTCCGATGACGACGGCGTCGGCACCCTCCGCGGCGACTTCGTCGAGGATGCTCTCCTCGACGAGAAAGCCGGTCCGGACGACGTAGCGTGCGTTTTCGATCCGTCCGAACGTTCCCTCGACGGCGTTTTTCAGGTCGATACGCGTCACTTTTTTCCCGCTCTGGTAGAGGTCGACGTGCAGTATCGTTAGGTCCGCATCTCGCTCGCGGGCAACCTCGATTGCCTCCTCGAGCGTTCGACGAGAGTGTTTCGTTAACGGATACCGAACGGGAACCACGACCAGCGACATTGGCCATTCGAACGAGTTCTGGCCGGGTAAACCTTTCAGTACGGACAGTCAACACTGTGAATTTGTCTCACGCGGGGGCGTCTCACCCGTCGTCGGACGGAGGGCCCTGCCGGTCTGGTTGACCGCTCGCAGGGGCGAAACCGACCCGGAAAGACACGCATTTACCGCGAGCACTGATACGGTAGGGCATGCAAACCTGGTCGACCGAGGACGGTGAGACCGTCTATATCTCGGAAATGAACGGTGACAAAGGCTCGAAAGGGCCGTTTCTCGTCGCCTACGAAACCCCGGATTTCGACCGTCGCTACGGGTGGTTCTGTACGAACTGCGAGAGTCTCGATAACGCGATGGACGCGATGGGCCGGATCAAGTGCAACCGGTGTGGGAACTTTCGGAAACCGACCGAGTGGGACGCTGCCCACGAATAGTCGCAGCCGCAATCTGCGGATCGGAAAGCGGATCGCGAACGACCGCCACACCAATAATAGACAATTACTGACTGTGAACTCATACCACTAGGTCACTGACCAATCAAATCCGCGACACAGTTCCGGATCCGTGGGACGTAAGCGGTCGTTCTTGTTACGTACCAACATTTATAGTGGTAGCGATCATAGATAGTACCGAATGGGTCCTGTTAACATGCGACTCGTCGAACAGGCCAGGTCGATTTTCGCAGACCTGGGCTACACCGTCGAAGGCAACGGCCCCGAGTTTCGCGCTGAACGAGCATGGAAAGTCGTCCACGTCAATACTGTCCTCGAGTCGGGGAACGTCCCGTCGTCGTCATCGGGGCAGTTCCATTGTTTCGTCGCCGAACCCGACGATGCAGACGATCTCGAGGCTCGACTCGAGCGATCCGAACCGAGCTACGAGTGGGCGATCATCGTCGTCGATGGGGAAGACTATCAGGTCGAACGAGCCCCACCAGGACCGCGAATCTCGGCCTGAAAGTCAGTTCCGCCCGCCCGATAGCAGCCCGATCCCGTTATTTTTCCAGCGCGCGTCGCGTCGCAGTCACGCCGGCACCCGGATCGACGTCCGCTCCCATCGACTCGAGGACGTCTCCGAGGGCCGTCACGACGTAGATGACGTTTTCCGGCCGCGCGGAGTGTCCCATACAGCCGATTCTGAAAATTTCGCCGGCGAGGTCGCCGAGGCCGCCCGCGACCTCGAGATCGTACTGCTCGAGTAGCTGGTTGCAGACGTCCCCGTCGTCTATGCCGTCGGGGACGCGGACGGCGTTCAAACTCGGCAGCCAGTACTCCTCGGGGGCGTTCATCTCGAGTCCCATGGCTTCGACGCCGGCTTTCAACGCGCCGGCGAGCCGTTCGTGGCGATTCCAGCGGTTTTCGATTCCCTCTTCGGCGACGAGCCGCAACGCCTCCCGGATCGCGTAGACGTTGGTGATCGGCGCCGTGTGATGGTACGCTCGTTCGTCACCCCAGTAGCCCTCGAGCAGCGAGAGATCGAGGTACCACGACCGCGGGTCCTCATCGCGTGAGAGCACTTTCTCCATCGCCTCGTCCGAGAGGGTGAGCGGACTCGCACCGGGCGGACAGGAGAGACACTTCTGTGGACCCGAGTAGGCGACGTCGATGTTCCAGTCGTCGACCCGGAGCTCGACGCCGCCCAGCGACGTGACGCTATCGGCGATTACGAGCGCGTCCTGGTCGTGGGCCGCGGCGGTGAGTTCGGGGACGTCGGGTTGAAGGACGCCCGTACTCGTCTCGGCGTGGACGAATCCGAACACGTCGGGGTCGTGTTCGGCCAGCGCGTCCGCCACGTCGTCGGGATCCAGCGGTTCGCCCCAGGGTGCGTCGACTTCGACCACCGTCCCACCGGCCCGGCGAGCCATCGATGCCATTCGACCGCCGAAGTAGCCGTTCGTCGGGACGAGCATCGTATCTCCCGGTTCGACGACGTTTCCGATCGCGGCTTCCATGGCGGCCGAGCCGGTCCCGGAGACCGGAATCGTCCACTGGTTGTCCGTTCGGAACGTGTATCGCAACAGGTCCTGGACCTCGTTCATGATCTCGATAAACGAGGGATCGAGGTGTCCGACGAGCGGCGTGCTCATCGCCCGGAGGACGCGCGGGTTGACGTCACTCGGACCTGGACCCATAAGGGTTCGATCAGGCGGTGTAAGTTCACCAACAGCTGGCGCTCGAGCCGTCTCGGCCTGCGGTTCCTGAGCCATAGACGGGTGCTCGCGTGCCACTCGCAAAGATGTACCGGCATCGGCGAACTGTCGCCAGCGTCGCCGTCACGCTCGCCGCCTGGTTCGATCTCGCGGCGCTGAACGCGCTCTCGTCCGTCCGAATGGCCTCCTGTGCTGTGGTACCGTTCGACGCTGCGTGTCGCTTAAGAGCGCTCGTTGCGTACTCGAACTGCCGTGTTTATCGGTCACGCCCTCTTCGCGTTCGCCGTCGCCGCACTCGTCGCCCAGTCGCGCGGCTGGGATCGCCGTCCGGCGCTACTCGTCGGCGTCGTCGCGGGCGCGTTCGCCGCAGTCCCGGACATCGACGTCGCGTACGCGCTCGTCGGCCTCGCGGATGCCGTCACCGGTTCGGTCGGCGTTCCGACGGCGTTCTGGGCCGCGAGCCGAGAGGTTCACCGCTCGGTCACCCACTCGCTGGTCGTCGGCGCCGTCGCAGCGCCGGCGTTCGGCCTCCTCGCAGCCCGCGACTCGAGTCGCACCTGGCTCGTCCGTGGCGCCGGCAGTGTCCTCCTCGGCGTACTGGTCGCGGTCGCGTTCGTCGACAGCGGCCCGCTCGCCGCGTTCGTCATGGGACTGTTCGCTGCCACCGGCGGTCTCGTCGCCGTCGGGGTCGCCCGCCAGACCCCTCTCTCCGCGTCGGCCATCGGCGTCGCGGCGCTCTGGGGACTCTGGTCGCACCCCTGGGGAGATCTCGTCACCGGCATGCCGCCGGACTGGTTTTTTCCGTTCGGTTCGTCGGTCCTCGAGTCGCGGGTCGTCCTCCATAGCGACCCGACGCTGCATCTACTGGGCGCATTCGCCATCGAACTCGCCACGATCTGGCTCGCGCTGATCGCAGTCTGTCGACTGACGGATCGATCGATCGTGTCCACCGTCAACCGCCGAGCGGCCGTGGGTGCGGCCTACGGCGTCGCCGCGCTCGCAGTGACGCCGCCGACGCTCGAGGTCTCGTATCACTTCGTCTACTCAATCCTCGGTGTCGGCGTTCTCTGTGGAACCGTGCGAGGACCGCCGACGCCGAGGATCGACCGACTGCGTGACCGCTACGTTAGGCGACCCTCGTTCGATGGAACGCTCGAGGTCCTGCTCACCACGATGACGGCCGTAACGCTCGCGCTCGCCGCCTACGCTACCGTATACGTTTTCGTCGTCGCACCATCGTAGGACCCGCCGCGTCGCCGTCCACGCGGATCTCGGACGACCGTTCAGCGACCGGTCACATACGTTTTTGTGAGAACGCTCGGTACGATTCACCGTGTCCCAGACTGCGCTCGAGGGGCTGATCGCCGACGGTCGAACCAACGCGATGGTCGCGTGGGGGCTGATCGTTGTTATCGGCGGAATCGGCCTCGCGGAACTGCTGACGGGCGGAATCCTGTGGGTGACGTTCGCGGCGACTCTCGTGGCCCTGGCGGTTCTCCCACCGGTCGCCTTTCGGTCGGCGCTCGCGATGCTCCCCTGGGAGGTCCTCCTGTTGGCGGCCCTCCCCGTGCTCGGTATGGCGATCAACGCCGACCAACTGACCGGTCACTTCGCCGCGTATCTCTCGGTCGCGGCTATCGCGCTCGTTCTCGCCGTCGAACTCCACTCGTTTACGACCGTTCGAATGACCCCCAGCTTCGCCGTGGTCCTCGTCGTCGTCGGAACCATGGCCGCGGCGGGGCTGTGGGCGCTGCTGCGGTGGAGCGCCGAAAAGACGCTCGGTATTCCGTTTACGGCCGACCACGACGCGGTAATGTGGGAATTCGTCTACTCCGCCGTCGCTGGACTCGGTGCCGGCGTCGTCTTCGAACTCTATTTCAGACGACTCGCCCGCCCCGAACAGCGGCTTCCGGAAGACGCCCAGCCGGCCTCGGAGGTGCGCGATGCGTAGTCTTGCGAGCCGACTCCCCTCCAAGCGCCGTCAGCGCCAGCTCACTTATCTCATGGAAGTCGGATTGATCGGCATGCTGTTCGTCGGGATCGACCGCGGCAACGCCGGGATCGTGATCAACACCGCCGTGGCCCTGGCCGTCACTCAGCTCCCGCCGGTCCTGGAGCGTGACTACGAGATTCCGATGGACCCTCGCCTCACGCTGTGGATCACGACCGCCGTCTTCCTCCACGCGTTCGGTACCGTCGGTCTGCCCGGTGGTACCACGACGCTGTACACCGATGTCTGGTGGTGGGATCACCTGACGCACGCGCTGTCGGCGTCGCTCGTCGCCGCCGCGGGATACGCCACCGTGCGCGCGTTCGACGAACACGCCGACGGCGTGCACCTCCCTCAGCGGTTCATAGCGGTGTTCATTCTGCTTTTCGTCCTCGCCTTCGGCGTCCTCTGGGAAATCCTCGAGTTCGCCATCGCGCTGTCGGCCGATACGTTCGGGATCGACGCCGTCCTCACGCAGTACGGACTCGGCGACACGATGCTCGATTTCGTCTTCAACTCGATCGGCGCGCTCCTCGTCGCGCTCTGGGGCGGCGCCTACCTCACCGACGTTTCGGGCGCGATCCGCGAGCGGTTCGACTCGCGAGCCGATTGACGTTTCCGTTCCCATTCCCGTTCCCGTTCGCCGTGGCCGCACTTCCGCGGCCTTCGGGACGGCACACGATCGTCACGGGTGGTACCTCGTCGGAGTAGGGGCCGTCGGAGACGGCCTCCTCACGCTCGTCGTCGAGTTCGCCCCAGAGATGGCGTTCGGTAGCGCTGCTGTGGCGCTGTTTTCGATCGGCGTCCGCGAGCACAGACGCCGCGAGGCGAGCGAGCGCCTCGCGGAGCCCATCCCGTGGACCGAGAGACGGTCTACCGGAAGTGTACCGAACGACGACGCGAGTCGTTGACCGAACTCGACGGGAACGCGAGCGGTAGCGGCCAGGAGGAGTCGGATGCAGTTTCACGAGAGTGTCAGCGGTCAGTTCACGTTCGACCGATAGCCGCCCCCTACCGCGCTGAATCGACGGGGAGCTTTACGTCGTTACGCGGTGTAGCACGTCGAGCCATGGTATTCAAGAAGATCAGACTCATTGGCACCAGTCCCGATAGTTTCGACGCAGCGGCCGACAACGCGATCGACCGCGCGGAAGAGACACTCGAGCACGTCCACTGGATCGAGGTCGACGAACTCGGGGTCGAAGTCGCGAGCGTCGACGACCGAGAGTACCAGGCCGAAGTCACCGTCGCGTTCCAACTCGAGGAGTAACCCGCGCGGCGTTCCGATCACCGTCACGCACCGTCCCTTTCTTTCGCGTCCGGCCCCTCGAGACCGTGGCTCTTCGACGGCGTGTCAGAACGGTCGAAAACGAGTGGACGAAGGGAGCGTGTGGAGACTGGTTCGAACGGGATCGAGTCGGGTCGAGCGAGTCGAACCGCTGGTCCGATCGCTACGTCCGGAACGACTCACCGCAGCCGCACTCGCTGACGACGTTCGGGTTTTCGACGTGGAACCCTTCGGCTTGCAAGCCGTCCTCGTAGTCGAGGACGCTGCCTTCGATGTACTTCAGACTCGCCGGATCGACGAACACGCGCAGTTCGTGGTGTTCGTAGATCGTGTCGTCTTCGTCCGGCGCGTCGTCGAATCGCATCCCGTAGGAGAGGCCGGCACAGCCGCCTTGCTGAACGAACAGTCGAAGCCCGGCTTCCGTCGCGTCGAGGCCCTCGCTCTCGAGCAGCGAGAGGGCCTCATCTGCCGCGTCTTCGGTTACTTCGATCTCCGGGCGCGTCTCCGCCGTCCCGCCGTCCATACTGTCCGTACTCATATCACCACCTTTCGTCGCAACGATGTTAACTGTGACGCCCTTCGAACGCGTCCGGGCTAGCTCCTTTCGGTTACGAACGGCCTCGCGTCCGATTACGTACCGCCGGCGCGTCCGGTCGCGAACCGCCGCGTCTCACTCTCGCCGCACTCCACTCGGGACCCAGTCGCACTGCTCTCGAGACGTTAGAGACCCGAGCGACGTTGAAACGACCGATAACACGTTCCGAATTGCCGTCTGTCGTTCCGCGAGAGCTCGATATCGTGTTTTGCGAGCAATTCGAGCATCCGCTTTAGGTCGCAATCGTACCACACCGAGAGGAGCCGCACGTTCTTCTGTGCGTAGTCGTAGTTGCGCTCCAGGACGCGCTCGTCCATCGGGTCGACATGCGGTTCCATCTCGTTTCCTCTTCCGTCCTCCAGCCACGTAAAACCAGTTTGCAACTCGTCGACCTGAATCCGAACCGAGCGACAGCAGATGACCGTTCGCTCCGTCACGTTACCGCTCGCTACGTGTTCGTTTCGTCCTCGAGTCGGATTCGCACGCTCTCGGCGTGCGCTTCGAGCCCCTCCGCATCGGCCAGGGTGGTGATCGTCTCTCCGAGGTCTGCGAGACCGTCGCCCGAGAGTCGCTGGACCGTCGTCGAGCGGAGGAACGTTTCGACCGAGAGGCCGCCGGTCACCCGCGCCCCGCCGTTGGTCGGAAGGACGTGATTGGTACCGCTCGCGTAGTCGCCGGCAGCGACGGGAGTATTCGACCCGAGGAAGACGCTGCCCGCGCTGTCGATCCGCTCGAGGATCGACTCGTCGTCCGCCGCGATGATCGAGAGGTGTTCGGGTGCGTACGCCTCCGTAAAGAGGATCGCCTCGCTCATCGACCGGGCGTGGAGGACGCCGCTCGCGTCGTTCGCGAGGGCCTCTCGAATGACGTCCGCGCGTTCCCGTTCGCTCGCCTGGTCGTCGACGGCTGCGGCCACGGCGTTGGCGGTCGTCTCGTCGTCGGTGACGGCCACAACGGACGCGTTCGGATCGTGTTCGGCCTGCGCGACCAGTTCCGCCGCGACCAGATCTGGCGGCGCCGTCTCGTCGGCGATCACGACGACTTCGCTCGGTCCCGCGAGGAAGTCGATCTCCACGTCGCCGCGCACCACTCCTTTCGCCGCCGCCACCCACTTGTTCCCCGGACCGACGATCTTCCGGACGCGGTCGATCGTCTCCGTCCCGTAGGCGAGCCCCGCGACGGCCTGTGCACCGCCGACGCTGTAGACGACGTCCGCACCCGCGGCGTGGATCGCAGCTAACGTGACGGGATTCAGATCTTCCGCCGGCGGCGTGACGACCGCGACGTGGTCGACGCCCGCGACGACCGCCGGGACGATGCCCATGATCGCGCTCGAGGGATACGCCGCCGAGCCGCCGGGGACGTACACGCCAACGCGCTCTATGGGCCGAAACCGCCGACCGAGCGTCCGACCCGGCCCGAATTCTCGCTGCCAGTCTTCCGGAAGCTGGGCCTCGTGAAACTCGCGGACGTTCGCCGCAGCCGTCTCGATCGCCGTTCGCGTCTCCTCGTTGATCCCGTCGACGGCTCGCTCGCAGTGGTCGGTGATCTCGAGATTGCCGAGTTCGACGCCGTCGAACTCGCCCGTGAATTCGCGGACGGCGACGTCGCCTTCCTCGCGAACGCGATCGACGATCTCTCGAACGTCGTCCGTGACCGCTTCGATACCGGCGTCGCGCTCGAAGAAGGCCGCGCGGTCTCCCGGCCCGAGGTCCCCGATCGCCTGGACGTCGATTGTCATAGCGTCAGGTTCGGACGGCGGCGAAAAAACGGTTTCCTTCCGCTCACGCGTCGGGGTTCTCGACCTTCCAGATGCCGACGGCGTCGAGACACGCCCGGACGAACAGATAGACGAGCAGCCCGAACCCGACGACGGCGAGCGGTGCCTGCACCAGATTCGCGAGTTCGACCTCGAAGAAGATCCGAGTGAGCCCGCGGACGACGAAGCTCACGGTCACGAGCCCGAACGCGACGAGCGAGAGTTTGACGAATCCCGATCGGTCCATGTCTCACCGTACGACCACGGTCGCTAAATGGTGTCGGTTGATCTCACGCCGGCGGAGACGGGCTCGCTCGGTCGATCGACACGACCCGTCACTGAACGTCGGCGCTGGCGGCGCGGCCGATCGCGTAGACGGCAACGGACCCTAATACCAGCGCGAGACCCACGAGGACGGCCAGGGCCGG encodes the following:
- a CDS encoding extracellular solute-binding protein yields the protein MGRDTAGRNDRPRLGRRSFLKTASVSAAGGAVAVAGCLSRGRKPGTVVMTAASDIAGIMHSDGDSPSIQQALWDAGLDEDIRVEVQTVVSNSAQRMQTAQSALQAGRAPPDIHMMDSGWTVPFILREQTVNLTDRFPDDVLEYVNGNYLEAILETARHPQTGNLHALPLFPDLGFTLYRKDLIEDAGYDTSGWGTDPPRWKEFAEAVSDARDQAGLDYGFTTQAAAYEGLSCCTFNEVMTSWGGAYFGGANNLFTAGDRPITVDGDRIIDAIRMMRSFIEGEEQNTLEGYAQICPSAIVQWTEQQSLNPFAGGNAVSNRNWSYAIAATGTEAAFGENLGVMTRPYAVTRQEAEYADAGGTAAALGGWNLAVSPFSNRQEEALQVLEAFANEDVMLTVFELGGFLPPNLDLVAEADPSDVGPVARYADVVQSASENAIPRPATDLWPEQSALIFQAVNAAYRGAQAPEAAMNDLEQELEQSESEVQTNGN
- a CDS encoding DUF5816 domain-containing protein; protein product: MQTWSTEDGETVYISEMNGDKGSKGPFLVAYETPDFDRRYGWFCTNCESLDNAMDAMGRIKCNRCGNFRKPTEWDAAHE
- a CDS encoding universal stress protein; amino-acid sequence: MYDDILIPTDGSDTISETLAHGLPIAANNDATVHALYVVDSRITAAVDEETSTDLERTLEEEGRQAVSDVEERAVADGLETVGEVRTGTPAKTILEYADEQGIDLIVIGTRGKSPREKVTSLGSVSERVVDNASVPVFVVRNAGETE
- a CDS encoding universal stress protein, producing the protein MSLVVVPVRYPLTKHSRRTLEEAIEVARERDADLTILHVDLYQSGKKVTRIDLKNAVEGTFGRIENARYVVRTGFLVEESILDEVAAEGADAVVIGSKQASRLRRIFQRLTDNPDIDRYLRNHLDCEVITVESAHV
- a CDS encoding mechanosensitive ion channel family protein, which codes for MPRALQANESSMVDTIQARVPDSIPPEVVEIVLALLVLTTGWYLSKLVVRIAGRTVARRIERPSVTRSVLRGLRLAVLLWAGIVAAGIVGVGNTQILLSVTVISAVIAIVLAPIVGSLINGLYVLADRPYEIGDMIEVTDAGHRGFVEDITIRYTKIFTLQNSFIVIPNSEIHARDVINYSAEDERTRISISFDITYESDLEAARRAAERAARGVDEVISGGPDIRIGSARYAAAPTCVIREYGDHGIGLDVYFWMRHPYKEVVVRSAVQEAIVERFADLDVEFAYPHRHHVFDETSGVAQLAVDDSGFDRSVADAPAESAETGEDPGDR
- a CDS encoding DUF7116 family protein, which encodes MRLVEQARSIFADLGYTVEGNGPEFRAERAWKVVHVNTVLESGNVPSSSSGQFHCFVAEPDDADDLEARLERSEPSYEWAIIVVDGEDYQVERAPPGPRISA
- the trmB gene encoding HTH-type sugar sensing transcriptional regulator TrmB, which translates into the protein MAPDELRSTVERVGDRFNLGEYEIDAYLTVLEQGQLTASEIADRTEIPQPRVYDTVRSLSDRGLVELRESRPMKVVAIDPAESFDDVQTSFEQMIQELEARYTAPARDTEAVSLVKSRSTILRYLEEVIDGAEFELALSLTPDLLTRFEAELRAAVESGVSIDLIVTPGTEAPDPSEFDYGEVASTARARRGITTPVLAVADGNYSVYATQDALRDDQDRYGVIFNRSALGFLISGFFGTVLWTTAERTLGEDDTARSYPRKYASIRRCVKDLIDEGGEFYATIEGRDVEIGGQRVVRGRIRDISFEISEEVASLTIETDDDEVSVGGRVAALEDVEAHEIHIGRNRPPTLEDD